Proteins from a genomic interval of Canis lupus familiaris isolate Mischka breed German Shepherd chromosome 33, alternate assembly UU_Cfam_GSD_1.0, whole genome shotgun sequence:
- the TFRC gene encoding transferrin receptor protein 1 (The RefSeq protein has 4 substitutions compared to this genomic sequence) yields the protein MMDQARSAFSTLFGGEPLSYTRFSLARQVDGDNSHVEMKLAADEEENVDNNMRGNHASVPKPKRCNGFICYGTIAVVLFFLIGFMIGYLGYCKRVEPKAGCERPTGTEALGTERTEPSETEEYFPETPSRLFWTDLKTMLSERLSNTDFTNTMRWLNENSYVPREAGSQKDESLALLIENRFREFQLSKSWRDEHFVEIQVKSSNAQNTVTIVDMESDLVYLAESPEGYVAYSKATTVTGRLVHVNFGTKKDFENLKSPVNGSLVIARAGKITFAEKVANAQSYNALGVLIYMDQARFPIVNARIPFFGHAHLGTGDPYTPGFPSFNHTQFPPSQSSGLPSIPVQTISRAAAEKLFENMEGDCPSAWEIDPSCRLETSSNKNVNLTVNNVLKEIRIFNVFGVIKGFEEPDRYVVIGAQRDAWGPGAAKSSVGTALLLELARIFSDMVLKGGFKPSRSIVFASWSAGDFGAIGATEWLEGYLSSLHLKAFTYINLDKAILGTSNFKVSASPLLYSLLEKTMKDVKHPITGQSLYRDSNWINKVEKLSLDNAAFPFLAYSGIPAVSFCFCEDTDYPYLGTTMDLYENLNQKIPQLNKMARGAAEVAGQLIMKLTYDLELNLNYEMYNDRILSFVRDMNQFRTDIKEMGLNLQWLYSARGDFFRATSRLTTDYKNAERTNRFVMREINDRIMKVEHNFLSPYVSPRDSPFRHIFWGSGSHTLPALVEHLKLRQKNKSAFNETLLRNQLALATWTIQGAANALSGDIWDIDNEF from the exons TTTGGTGGAGAACCATTGTCCTATACCCGGTTTAGTCTGGCACGGCAAGTAGATGGTGATAACAGCCATGTGGAGATGAAACTAGCTgcagatgaagaagaaaatgttgaCAATAACATGAGGGGTAATCATGCCAGTGTCCCAAAACCAAAAAGGTGTAATGGATTTATCTGCTATGGGACTATTGCTGTAGTCCTCTTTTTCTTGATTG GATTTATGATTGGCTACTTGGGCTACTGTAAACGTGTAGAACCAAAAGCTGAATGTGAAAGACCAACAGGAACAGAggctctggggacagagggaacagAACCCTCAGAAACAGAAGAGTACTTCCCTGAAACACCTTCTCGCTTATTTTGGACGGACCTCAAAACAATGTTGTCAGAGAGACTGAGTAACACAGATTTCACCAACACCATGAG GTGGCTGAATGAAAATTCGTATGTGCCTCGTGAGGCTGGATCTCAAAAAGATGAAAGCCTTGCTTTATTAATTGAGAATCGATTCCGTGAATTTCAACTTAGCAAATCCTGGCGTGATGAACATTTTGTTAAGATCCAGGTCAAAAGCAG CAATGCTCAAAACACGGTGACCATAGTGGATATGGAGAGTGACTTGGTATACCTGGCGGAGAGTCCTGAGGGTTACGTGGCATACAGTAAGGCAACGACAGTTACC GGTAGACTGGTCCATGTTAATTTTGGCACCAAAAAAGACTTCGAGAATTTAAAATCTCCTGTGAATGGATCTTTAGTGATCGCTAGAGCAGGGAAAATCACTTTTGCTGAAAAG GTTGCAAACGCTCAAAGTTATAATGCACTTGGTGTCTTGATATACATGGACCAGGCTAGATTTCCAATTGTTAATGCACGGATTCCATTCTTTGGACAT GCTCACCTGGGAACAGGTGACCCGTACACGCCTGGATTCCCGTCATTCAATCACACTCAGTTTCCACCGTCTCAGTCGTCAGGATTGCCCAGCATACCTGTCCAAACAATTTCCAGAGCTGCTGCAGAAAAGTTGTTTGA aaatatggAAGGAGACTGTCCTTCTGCCTGGGAAATAGACCCCTCGTGTAGGCTGGAAACGTCCTCAAACAAGAATGTGAATCTCACTGTGAACAATGTGCTGAAAGAGATAAGAATTTTTAACGTTTTTGGAGTTATTAAAGGTTTTGAAGAACCTG atcgcTATGTTGTAATAGGGgctcagagggatgcctggggtcCTGGAGCTGCAAAGTCTAGCGTAGGAACAGCTCTCCTATTGGAACTTGCCCGGATATTCTCTGATATGGTCTTAAAAG GTGGCTTTAAACCCAGCAGAAGCATTGTCTTTGCCAGCTGGAGTGCTGGAGACTTTGGAGCAATTGGTGCCACTGAATGGCTAGAG gGATACCTTTCTTCCTTGCATTTAAAGGCTTTCACTTACATTAATCTGGATAAAGCTATTCTTG GTACCAGCAACTTCAAGGTTTCTGCAAGCCCACTGTTATATTCACTTCTTGAGAAAACGATGAAAGAT gtgaaaCATCCAATTACTGGGCAGTCTCTTTATCGGGACAGCAACTGGATCAACAAAGT CGAGAAATTGTCTTTGGATAATGCTGCTTTCCCTTTCCTTGCGTATTCTGGAATCCCAGcagtttctttctgtttttgtgag GACACAGATTATCCTTACTTGGGTACTACCATGGATCTCTATGAGAACCTGAATCAGAAAATTCCTCAGTTGAACAAAATGGCACGTGGAGCAGCAGAAGTAGCTGGTCAGCTTATAATGAAACTTACCTATGATCTTGAATTGAACCTGAACTATGAGATGTATAATGACAGAATACTTTCATTTGTGAGGGATATGAACCAATTCAGGACAGACATAAAG GAGATGGGTCTGAACCTACAGTGGCTGTATTCTGCTCGTGGAGACTTTTTCCGAGCCACCTCCAGACTAACAACAGATTATAAGAACGcagagagaacaaacagattTGTTATGAGGGAGATCAATGACCGTATCATGAAA GTGGAACATAACTTCCTGTCACCCTATGTATCTCCAAGAGATTCTCCTTTCCGTCATATCTTCTGGGGTTCTGGCTCTCACACTCTGCCAGCTTTAGTGGAGCATTTGAAGCTGCGTCAGAAAAATAAGAGTGCTTTTAATGAAACACTGTTGAGAAATCAGTTGGCTCTAGCAACTTGGACTATTCAAGGAGCTGCAAATGCCCTCTCTGGTGACATATGGGACATTGACAATGAGCTTTAA